Proteins encoded by one window of Salvia splendens isolate huo1 chromosome 14, SspV2, whole genome shotgun sequence:
- the LOC121764903 gene encoding myb-related protein 2-like, whose protein sequence is MNNHLSSISLQSLCYKLCLLSQKGLMQPHLDYEQIPLPEKINCHNFQSRDTLQSLVKSCSCRDLSHGRSDGVQECKLHQPQQRNLGENSLINYYHHKNNIGMEKHYYSKAVQLERQHSTSCGGTKLIVPASEKEQKKRIRWTEDLHKKFIECVDRLGGAKKATPKGILKLMQCDGLTIFHIKSHLQKYRVSEVMPDDKEGSSEQIAFKSGMQIVEALRLQIDVQKQLYDQLESQKKLQMRIEEQAKQLQTMLESQWNTKN, encoded by the exons ATGAACAATCATCTCTCATCCATCAGTTTGCAAAGTTTGTGCTACAAACTTTGCTTGTTATCACAGAAAGGTCTCATGCAGCCTCATTTAG ATTATGAGCAGATTCCTTTGCCGGAGAAGATCAATTGTCACAATTTTCAGTCAAGAGACACACTGCAATCACTCGTAAAATCTTGCTCCTGTCGTGATCTGAGCCACGGTCGCAGCGACGGCGTTCAAGAATGCAAGCTTCATCAGCCTCAGCAGAGAAACCTCGGTGAAAACTCGCTCATCAATTACTATcatcataaaaataatattggt ATGGAAAAACATTATTACAGCAAGGCAGTGCAGTTAGAGAGGCAACATTCAACTAGTTGTGGTGGGACTAAATTGATTGTCCCTGCTTCAGAAAAAGAGCAGAAAAAACGAATTAGATGGACTGAGGATCTTCACAAGAAATTTATTGAATGTGTGGATCGTCTAGGTGGAGCCAAAA AGGCCACGCCAAAGGGAATCCTCAAGCTAATGCAATGTGATGGATTGACAATTTTCCATATCAAAAGCCATTTGCAG AAATACCGCGTTTCTGAAGTAATGCCCGACGATAAAGAAGGCAGTTCTGAGCAGATTGCATTTAAATC GGGGATGCAGATTGTGGAAGCTCTAAGGCTACAGATAGATGTTCAGAAACAATTGTATGATCAACTAGAG AGCCAGAAGAAGTTGCAGATGAGGATTGAAGAACAAGCGAAACAGCTTCAGACAATGCTTGAATCTCAGTGGAATACAAAAAATTAG